The following coding sequences lie in one Vitis vinifera cultivar Pinot Noir 40024 chromosome 19, ASM3070453v1 genomic window:
- the LOC109121775 gene encoding pentatricopeptide repeat-containing protein At4g37170-like, translating into MCSVMNPILIDFKVMSNCLKVTVGFDHAFNLVANMGGMGFIGSQDAYGLEKLVAEELGKQVHGYMTRIGFDLLSFAASTLVHIYTLCGNIKKTRHVFNEMLRLDLVPWTSLIIGYVQNAQADEALQFSGLLFKSRTQPDHITFVGVPSICTHVDLASVSPCTETSQISRGVEHAVGMKMTTASRSH; encoded by the exons ATGTGTTCTGTCATGAATCCTATCTTGATTGATTTCAAGGTGATGAGCAACTGCTTGAAGGTCACTGTTGGGTTTGACCATGCGTTTAACCTTGTTGCCAATATGGGAGGAATGGGGTTCAT AGGGTCTCAAGATGCTTATGGATTGGAGAAACTCGTTGCGGAAGAATTGGGTAAGCAGGTTCATGGGTATATGACGAGGATTGGGTTTGATCTGTTATCATTTGCAGCTAGTACGCTTGTTCACATATACACATTGTGTGGGAATATTAAGAAGACAAGACATGTTTTCAATGAGATGCTGAGACTAGATTTAGTACCATGGACTTCCCTAATTATTGGTTATGTTCAGAATGCCCAAGCTGACGAGGCTCTTCAGTTCTCTGGGCTGCTATTCAAATCAAGAACTCAACCTGATCACATTACCTTTGTCGGGGTTCCTTCTATTTGTACTCATGTTGATTTGGCCTCTGTGTCTCCCTGCACCGAGACGAGTCAGATTTCAAGAGGAGTGGAGCATGCAGTAGGGATGAAAATGACAACGGCTTCCCGTTCCCACTAG